The following are encoded in a window of Solibacillus sp. FSL R7-0668 genomic DNA:
- a CDS encoding RidA family protein, whose translation MSNVKTYNHDLWDHGITQGYSVNDTIYISGQFSHDSEGTFIGENDIQAQTRQTLENLDRILEGFDVTKSNLAYVEIYLTNAKEHTESVLQIFKEYMGQHRPAGSLIGVNYLAFPEQFIEISAIAHTE comes from the coding sequence ATGAGTAATGTAAAAACTTACAATCATGACCTTTGGGATCACGGAATCACCCAAGGTTACAGCGTCAATGACACAATCTATATTTCGGGGCAATTTTCCCATGATTCGGAGGGTACTTTTATTGGCGAGAACGATATTCAAGCTCAGACTAGACAAACACTTGAAAATCTAGATCGGATACTAGAGGGATTTGATGTAACTAAATCCAACCTTGCTTATGTCGAAATCTATTTGACAAATGCAAAAGAGCATACCGAGTCAGTTTTACAAATTTTCAAGGAATATATGGGACAGCATCGCCCAGCTGGTAGCCTCATAGGAGTTAATTATTTAGCTTTCCCAGAGCAATTTATCGAAATTAGCGCTATTGCACACACAGAGTAA
- a CDS encoding winged helix-turn-helix transcriptional regulator produces MGMSDYIEKGNVLETPFGYTISVIGGKWKMLILYLLAENQIVRFNELKRKIGSITFKTLSAQLKELEADGMIIRKEYPQIPPKVEYSLTHKAEALLPVLEQLCDWGVKNHNN; encoded by the coding sequence ATGGGGATGTCTGATTATATAGAAAAAGGAAATGTTCTTGAGACGCCATTTGGGTATACAATTTCAGTGATTGGGGGCAAGTGGAAAATGTTGATTCTTTATTTGTTGGCAGAAAATCAAATTGTTCGATTTAATGAACTAAAGAGGAAAATTGGCTCTATTACCTTCAAAACATTAAGTGCACAACTTAAAGAATTGGAAGCAGATGGAATGATTATAAGGAAAGAATATCCTCAAATCCCCCCTAAAGTGGAATACAGTCTTACACATAAAGCGGAAGCTCTATTACCTGTATTGGAGCAATTATGTGATTGGGGAGTAAAAAATCATAATAATTAG
- a CDS encoding DUF378 domain-containing protein: MGTLYRIALVLVIIGAINWGLIGFFRFDLVAYIFGGQTSVLSRIIYTLVGLAGLISIPILMKPLNEEEDIASNSHTRVNTPSYNMEAGKEVDFSEIAKKKNNDYNKKS, translated from the coding sequence ATGGGAACATTATATAGAATCGCCTTAGTTCTAGTAATTATTGGTGCCATAAACTGGGGACTAATTGGATTTTTCAGATTTGATTTAGTGGCTTATATATTTGGCGGGCAAACTTCAGTATTGTCGAGGATTATTTATACTCTAGTTGGACTTGCTGGACTAATTTCAATACCAATTCTTATGAAACCATTAAATGAAGAAGAGGATATTGCTTCGAACTCGCATACAAGAGTAAATACCCCGAGTTATAACATGGAAGCTGGTAAAGAAGTAGATTTTTCTGAAATAGCAAAGAAAAAAAATAACGATTACAATAAGAAATCATAA
- a CDS encoding BrxA/BrxB family bacilliredoxin — protein MNAYDEYMREVTKPMRTELENAGFTQLTTADSVHEFMAETKGTSLVVINSVCGCAAGLARPAAREAVAEVKPDQLVTVFAGQDPEATAAMRGYFDEVPPSSPSMAILKDGQLAYFIPREQIEGFPMEQIRDHLADVLKQVCAE, from the coding sequence ATGAACGCTTACGATGAATATATGCGCGAGGTGACAAAACCGATGCGTACTGAACTTGAAAATGCAGGTTTTACACAGTTAACGACAGCAGATAGCGTACATGAATTTATGGCAGAAACGAAGGGGACTTCACTTGTTGTCATTAACTCGGTTTGCGGCTGTGCAGCAGGTTTAGCACGTCCGGCAGCGCGTGAAGCAGTGGCAGAGGTGAAGCCAGATCAATTAGTGACGGTGTTTGCAGGGCAGGATCCAGAAGCAACAGCGGCAATGCGCGGTTATTTTGATGAAGTGCCACCAAGCTCGCCGTCAATGGCTATTTTAAAGGACGGTCAATTAGCTTATTTCATCCCACGTGAGCAAATCGAGGGCTTCCCAATGGAGCAAATTCGTGATCACTTAGCGGATGTATTAAAGCAAGTATGTGCCGAGTAA
- a CDS encoding class I SAM-dependent methyltransferase, with protein sequence MCRVTIVTTAGRPDDVSLQLAQDASKELNAKIIPRQKRSVKKLAEIYDADVVIAGKNRYEYYAKGAASPFFFHPNSSAFRLKRVARGEQEPLLTACELQQGDSFLDCTLGIGSDSLLAAYVVGKQGKVTGLEANQNVAFIVKKGMQTYDTTELPLTACMRNIEVIHANALEYLQQQSSNSYDVVYMDPMFEQVIEESSNFEALRHAGSHIALSAEWVAEAKRVAKKRVVLKAHYQSEWFDQFGFERDVRLTAKFHYGVIQK encoded by the coding sequence ATGTGCCGAGTAACCATTGTCACAACGGCAGGGCGACCGGATGATGTGTCGCTCCAGCTTGCTCAGGATGCAAGCAAGGAATTAAACGCAAAGATCATCCCACGACAAAAAAGATCTGTGAAAAAGTTAGCTGAAATCTATGATGCTGATGTCGTCATAGCGGGGAAAAATCGGTATGAATATTATGCGAAAGGTGCTGCGTCGCCTTTCTTTTTTCATCCTAATTCCTCTGCTTTCCGCTTAAAACGTGTTGCTCGTGGTGAACAGGAGCCGTTATTGACTGCATGTGAATTACAGCAGGGGGACTCGTTTTTAGATTGTACACTTGGTATTGGTTCGGATAGTTTACTCGCGGCTTATGTTGTAGGAAAGCAGGGAAAAGTGACCGGCTTAGAGGCCAATCAAAATGTTGCCTTTATCGTAAAGAAAGGTATGCAAACATATGATACGACTGAGTTACCATTAACCGCATGCATGCGTAATATTGAAGTGATTCACGCAAATGCATTGGAATATTTGCAGCAACAATCTTCCAATAGCTATGATGTCGTCTATATGGACCCGATGTTTGAGCAAGTCATTGAAGAATCTTCAAATTTTGAGGCGCTACGTCATGCAGGCAGTCATATTGCATTATCAGCGGAGTGGGTAGCTGAAGCAAAGCGTGTGGCCAAAAAGCGTGTCGTTTTGAAGGCGCATTATCAATCCGAATGGTTTGACCAATTTGGCTTTGAACGCGATGTGCGGCTTACTGCCAAATTTCATTATGGTGTGATACAAAAATAA
- a CDS encoding methyl-accepting chemotaxis protein: MSNTIVSQLDETLQHIIRFAPMLKKLFTADVSVDISDLEKVVFEIPSTELGHNSVLNRRLTEQDPMVSVMRNNRAQSLTIPKELYGVDLKLALVPITNVAGKVVGSLAISSSIKNRVDLVEIAEKFTLSSADIGASTLQLSASADHLSTYMSTIATAQSNLTNQVNDSAKILEMINSVAKSTRILGFNAGIEAARSGEHGKGFAVVAKEITKLADQSGDAVNEIRQLLYAMKEKVNEVSDAVQKTSEISETQTSTIHIISNSIRELTKAAEQIDELAQKV; this comes from the coding sequence ATGAGTAATACAATTGTAAGCCAACTCGACGAAACATTACAACATATTATTCGGTTTGCACCAATGCTAAAAAAATTATTCACAGCCGATGTTTCTGTTGACATTTCGGATTTAGAAAAGGTCGTATTTGAAATCCCTTCAACAGAATTAGGGCATAATAGTGTTCTGAATCGACGCTTAACAGAACAAGATCCCATGGTAAGTGTAATGCGTAATAACCGCGCACAATCCCTTACGATCCCAAAAGAATTATATGGTGTCGATTTGAAGTTGGCGCTTGTACCGATTACCAATGTCGCTGGCAAGGTCGTAGGTAGCTTAGCGATTAGCTCTAGCATCAAAAATCGGGTAGATCTAGTAGAAATCGCTGAAAAATTCACACTTTCTTCGGCAGATATTGGCGCTTCTACATTACAATTATCAGCTTCTGCAGATCACCTTTCTACATATATGTCCACTATTGCAACAGCTCAAAGTAATTTAACCAACCAGGTGAATGATTCAGCAAAAATTTTAGAAATGATTAATAGCGTCGCAAAAAGCACTCGCATTTTAGGCTTCAACGCAGGAATCGAGGCAGCGCGCTCAGGCGAACATGGCAAAGGCTTCGCAGTTGTCGCAAAGGAAATCACAAAGCTTGCTGACCAAAGTGGCGATGCGGTAAATGAAATTCGCCAGTTATTATATGCCATGAAGGAAAAAGTAAATGAGGTATCAGATGCTGTACAAAAAACATCAGAAATCTCCGAAACACAAACATCTACCATTCATATCATTTCAAATTCCATTCGTGAATTAACAAAAGCGGCCGAGCAAATCGATGAATTAGCTCAAAAAGTTTAA
- a CDS encoding metal-sensitive transcriptional regulator, producing the protein MQNNDAVHEAHETSCRKSHHPEQTKKNLTTRLNRIEGQIRGIKGMIEKDVYCDDIITQLSATQSALNSVAKILLEGHLKGCVVDRLSEGDTEVLDELVVTIQKLMKK; encoded by the coding sequence ATGCAAAATAATGATGCTGTACATGAAGCACATGAAACAAGCTGCCGAAAGAGTCATCATCCTGAGCAAACAAAAAAGAATTTAACGACGAGGCTCAACCGAATAGAAGGCCAAATTCGTGGTATTAAAGGCATGATTGAAAAGGATGTATATTGTGATGATATTATTACACAATTATCTGCTACACAATCGGCTTTAAATAGTGTGGCGAAAATTTTGCTTGAAGGGCATTTAAAAGGCTGTGTTGTCGATCGATTAAGTGAAGGCGACACGGAAGTATTGGATGAACTTGTTGTCACAATTCAAAAACTAATGAAAAAATAA
- the copZ gene encoding copper chaperone CopZ → MENVTLNVQGMSCGHCVKAVETSVGALTGVQEVKVDLAEAKVTVAFDEASVTVDQIKETIDEQGYDVV, encoded by the coding sequence ATGGAAAACGTAACATTAAATGTACAAGGGATGTCTTGTGGTCACTGTGTGAAAGCTGTAGAAACAAGTGTAGGTGCTTTAACTGGTGTTCAGGAAGTAAAAGTTGATTTAGCAGAAGCAAAAGTAACTGTAGCTTTTGACGAAGCATCGGTTACCGTGGATCAAATTAAAGAAACAATCGACGAGCAAGGCTATGACGTCGTATAA
- the pgeF gene encoding peptidoglycan editing factor PgeF → MNVKFYENNEQRLLGITLKDARLPENNNMALHICQNAAQIISNREELAQLLHTDVTNFVCANQTHSANFVQITEQQVGNGALELSTAIPDTDGLYTYERNVVISSFTADCVPVLFYNDQTNLIGAIHSGWQGTIKEITRKMLQHLKTHENCQPEDMQIIIGPAISQEKFEVDTDVYEKFKALGYADDFMYFNERTNKYHIDNQQTVKKQCELAGVPSTNITIDPMCTFNHEDGFSYRQDRGTGRHLSFIMRK, encoded by the coding sequence ATGAATGTAAAATTTTATGAAAATAATGAACAACGACTACTTGGCATTACATTAAAGGATGCCCGTTTACCCGAAAACAATAATATGGCGTTGCACATCTGTCAAAATGCAGCACAAATTATTTCTAACCGTGAAGAACTCGCACAATTGCTCCATACAGATGTGACGAATTTCGTTTGTGCCAATCAAACACATAGCGCAAATTTCGTACAGATTACAGAGCAGCAAGTTGGAAATGGGGCGCTCGAACTTTCAACAGCCATTCCCGATACAGACGGACTTTACACGTACGAACGAAATGTTGTTATTTCTAGCTTTACCGCGGATTGCGTACCTGTTTTGTTTTATAATGATCAAACGAATTTAATCGGTGCCATTCATTCAGGTTGGCAAGGAACCATCAAGGAAATTACTCGAAAGATGCTGCAACATTTGAAGACGCACGAAAATTGTCAGCCTGAAGATATGCAGATCATCATCGGTCCGGCAATTAGTCAGGAAAAATTCGAGGTCGATACAGATGTTTACGAAAAATTTAAAGCGCTTGGCTATGCGGATGATTTTATGTATTTCAATGAGCGTACAAATAAATACCATATTGATAATCAGCAAACGGTGAAAAAACAATGTGAATTGGCGGGTGTACCAAGTACCAATATTACCATTGACCCGATGTGTACGTTTAATCATGAAGACGGCTTTTCCTATCGTCAAGACCGTGGCACCGGTCGTCATTTAAGCTTTATAATGCGAAAATAA
- a CDS encoding reverse transcriptase-like protein — translation MKLMIEWVYETPTKQQITFKSEAIPAAHAFLLIEDMKKTGRLKSYTMTDEHDSDWTWKELKKFLQELEIEPHNVQLYFDGGFNREEKLAGLGVVIYFEQNNQSYRLRINQQAHYLISNNEAEYAALLLAIEQLEELGVHHQTIEIFGDSQVVINEMNGEWAVSDNALASWADKIDAKLQKLGLIAAYHYIDRKQNDEADHLANQALSGTAIIAKQPVKRKK, via the coding sequence TTGAAATTAATGATTGAGTGGGTATATGAAACACCGACAAAGCAGCAAATCACGTTTAAAAGTGAGGCAATTCCAGCAGCACATGCTTTTTTATTAATAGAAGATATGAAAAAAACAGGTCGTCTAAAATCTTACACAATGACGGATGAGCATGATAGCGACTGGACATGGAAGGAATTGAAGAAGTTTTTACAGGAACTTGAAATCGAGCCGCATAATGTTCAACTATATTTTGATGGTGGTTTTAATCGCGAGGAAAAATTAGCTGGGCTAGGTGTGGTCATCTATTTTGAGCAAAACAATCAATCCTATCGTTTGCGAATCAATCAACAAGCCCATTATTTAATTTCGAATAATGAGGCTGAATATGCAGCACTCTTATTGGCAATTGAGCAATTAGAGGAGCTTGGTGTTCATCACCAGACGATTGAAATTTTTGGTGATTCACAGGTAGTCATCAATGAAATGAACGGGGAATGGGCGGTATCGGATAATGCACTTGCTAGCTGGGCGGATAAAATCGATGCCAAGCTCCAAAAGTTAGGTTTAATTGCAGCCTATCATTATATAGATCGTAAACAAAATGATGAGGCAGATCATTTAGCAAATCAAGCATTATCCGGAACAGCGATTATTGCCAAGCAGCCAGTAAAACGAAAAAAATGA
- a CDS encoding DNA primase — MIRSVGAGNTGLNNQTRRKPQPEASSPFPKIGLDGQVDSTQEQPSKIKQDSQPMMVGVKPKAQLKSIFDETSSVVKLNADGDRLEVSKRAITLAKDKLLG, encoded by the coding sequence ATGATTCGTTCAGTTGGAGCAGGCAACACCGGTCTCAATAATCAAACACGACGAAAACCGCAGCCTGAAGCGAGCAGCCCATTTCCGAAAATCGGATTAGATGGTCAAGTCGATTCGACACAGGAGCAGCCTAGTAAAATCAAACAAGACTCGCAACCAATGATGGTCGGGGTAAAGCCGAAAGCACAATTAAAATCTATTTTTGATGAAACGTCGAGTGTTGTTAAATTGAACGCAGATGGTGATCGATTAGAAGTGAGTAAGCGTGCGATTACATTAGCAAAAGATAAGCTATTAGGATAA